From Danio aesculapii chromosome 9, fDanAes4.1, whole genome shotgun sequence:
TATAATTTGATTATTAGCTTTTTATCGAATCACAAAGTGCCTGCAGTTCCTCCACAAACCAGTCTATTCAAATTTGTGTTATAAAAGAGTTCTTAAAAGTAGTAATCTGATCAAAtactttatttactgtatttgatGTCATTTGTAATCAGTAATGGTTACATTTTGCAAGTATACAATGACTGATTTAATGGCAATGCCATTGAAACTTATACAATAGCAATAGAAAAACAGATATACGGATATAACACGCAtgatatttttaatttactttattatgaTTATTCACAGTCTAGTTTAAAACATAGAACTGAGAATAAACATCGACTAGTGACACTTAAATCAACAGAGAAGACaacagcatcattactccagtcttaaatgtcacgtgatccttcagaaatcaaccTAATATGCTGCGAGTTAGATTATAGTATTTGTATGATTGGAAAATGTCACATTCATTGCCGTGTGCTTGAAGTTCAAAACTAACACTTCTTTTTAACTGATCAGATAAGCATTTATATGTTCGTGTTCAACTGAtgtgcaataaaaacaaacattcagAAGCACTTATCCTATTTCTGTGACAGATCACTGGGACTCTCGCCCTCTCGTGGCCAATTACGTCATTGCACACGCTTTCATCCCTGATTCGACCAATGAGCGCGGCGCTTCAGAAGCCGTTCTCTTCCTGATGGCATGGAAACAGGGGAAGAAAAATCGAGGTCAAAATATTTTGACACGTGACTCTGTAGCGATTGGTTATCGATGCGTCAAGACCCTGCCACATGGCACGGGCATATGCGACCGAAGTGGCGTGATGGAGGACCATCTTTGTGGCAGAAAATACGGGCGCGCTTTTTAGTGTCTGTGCCTGCAAAGCCATGACTAGTTCAAAATGAAAAGCGCGTAGTTACTGTATTtgattgaatggatgaattaGGCGCGGTAGATGATGGGTAACGCCAGTATTGACGTAATCTGTGGAGAAACGCTGATCTAGGAGAGGGAGAGCGAGTGCTCCCCCGCAACAACCCCATCCAAGAATGAAGGGATCCTCTGCATTTATTGCTCACAGCACGAAACGTGTTCAGCTACCCGAGTCTCCAAATACACTGCGTTACGCGGATATTGCGCGCAATGTGGCAGTGAATCACTTGCGTTCAGATGCACTGTTCATTAGCTGTTCGTGCGCATTCATTTTAACTGCCTGACCATTACTGACTTGACCTGAACTAGTTAAAATTTCCCAATTGGAAAGGGTGAAGTCTGCACAGCAACAAGAGCCACGATTGCGTTGCACACTGCCTAAGCAGTTAGCGCGCTTCTGGTCCAATTGCTGATGCTTTCCTCCTGCAAAATCTGCCACAACCGTAGTAATACCTTGACAACCGAACCCGGGCTTACAGAGAAACATTTTTGACAACTCAACGACGGAGTTATCAAATCAATAGCTTGAAGTTTTTTGGACAGGTCCTCGGATATTCGTGCACGAAAGTTCTCACCCCGGCAATTAAGAATGAAGTACTGGTGCACTCAGGAGTCTTCATCTGCAGGCAATCTGAACTAGTTCTATATTGGGTTAACCAGTCATTCCTCACCACAGAATCGCTTGATCTGCAGTGGGAATGCGATGCACATCATATTGATAACAAATTTATACAGCCAATTTGGTTTAATTTCCTCAGCGCCGTAACGCGTTATtccaatataaaagcttttttcgaggcaaaataaaataattgtgtgcTTATGATGTGCAAAACGACACAGGGCAGCGCTGAGTGCTCTCGACTTTTCATTCGGTGTGAGATGCACGAGAAGGAAGCTTGCCAAGATGATGAGAGTTGTATTGATGTGCCATGCCCCCGACAAGCTTTCATATCAATATCTTTTTCCACTTTAGGACACGATGGAGCTTTTGGAGGAGGACCTCACGTGCCCAATCTGCTGCTGTCTGTTCGAGGACCCGCGCGTTCTGCCCTGCTCTCACAGCTTCTGCAAGAAGTGTCTGGAGGGTATCCTGGACGGTAACCGGAGCCCTGTATGGAGACCACCGTTCAAATGTCCGACCTGTCGGAAGGAGACTGTCCACAACGGCATCGCGAGCCTGCAAGTCAATTACTCTTTACGCGGCATCGTGGAGAAGTACAACAGGATTCGAGTGATGCCGAGGATGTCTCTGTGCAGAGTTCACAGCGGGCAGCCGCTCAACATCTTCTGCGCTACGGATCTGAAGCTCATCTGTGGCTTTTGCGCCACGACAGGTGATCATAAAGGGCACAAGTTTTGCGCACTAGAGGAGGCGTACGAACGGGAGAAGCTCGCGTTTGAGGAGTTGTTTCGCGTCGTGGAGGGCTGGAAGGACGCGGAGGTGCATTCGTGCCTGAAATCGTTAGAGGGTGCAAAGAAGAAAGCGCTGGAGAGGGTCTCGCGGGATGCGGATCGAGTCTCCGAATACTTTGACAAACTTCTGCGCACGCTGGAGCACAAACGGAGCGAAATCCTTTCGGATTTGGAGACTCTGAAGCTGGCAGTCATGCAGACCTTTGACCCCGAGATCAACCGGCTGCGCTCAGCGCTCGAGGAGCAGCGGCGCGCGCTCAACATCGCCGAATCCTTCCGTTCGCTCTCGGACCCGCTTACTTTCCTCCAGCAGATGCAGGACTTCAGAGAAAAGCTGCGCGTCATTCAGGAAACACCACTGCCGTCCCGCACTGACATGGACGTGAGTTTGTCTTCCTTGCAGAGCTTTGATGTGAAGGAATGGGACCGGGTCCGTCTTGGACAGTTGGACAAACTTTGCTCACCCTACGAGAGCAGCGCGTACCTGTCATCTCTGCCCCCGACTGCCGCTCCGCGCTTCACCCGCGTGATGTGGAGAGTTGTCCTGGTTGTGTGTGCGTGCCTACCCGCGCTGAACTTTCTTCCGTCGGACTGTCTCGCTCTGAGCTTCCAGGATAAAGTGGTCGCACTCGGCGGCTTTTCTTTGCCCAGTCCTGGAGAGATTGTGCGCTGGCTCGGATTCTGCTGGAAAGAAGCGGCCGCGATCTGCACACTACTGACCGAGCTGTGTCGGAACTTTATCTTGGACCTGATAAATACAACATCAGATTTCATCAGCTGATTTTGTTACTCCATTCATTaggtactttttaaaaacaaatgtacttTAATGTGCCAACCTTGAATATCCTGTCGAATTTTGTAGCATTGGGAATTTTAgtgtttgtctgtttttaaatttgtaacaatccGTGGGCTATTAAATTGCACATTTTCTGTTGCCAttaattacaaaaagaaaaaaagtggatGGATCATCTTTAATGAGAGAACACTCCCATAATTAAAATGCATTGTTACAAAACTAGATAATCTCCGCAATTTTCCCTCAAATATaagcattttaattatatttttgctCATTGCAGTTTAGAAAATACGGCTGTTAAGTAAAATTAACTAAAACACAATGAATTTAACACGAACACTGATTCCTGTTGTGCATTGATATCTTTTATCTACCTTTGAGCGAGTTATCAGGATACTCAAGGTTAAACGTTACGTAACCCAATGTCAGACTCACAACAGGACAGTGAATTCGGTCCTTAAGAGAATCACTTCTGAATCCTCAAATAAATTATAACTGAGAAGGAACTTGCATTCGTTGTACATTACAATTATATTAATGTTGCGTACCTAAACTTTTGTGTCGgtacaaaacatttcaaagctCTTATGACCAAATGCTTCCAGAACATCAACTGAATTGATTCGTGAGagcatttttttcatttgatattCTGATTAATAAACAGAGCTCAAAATGTTTAGCACCCAAGAACTACACAAAGCCATAACTGTTTAAAGAAACTAAAAAAGGAGAAGGGATCCCCTTTTTCCCCTCAGTGTTTAAACAGGAATCCTGAGAGAATCTCGGACGACTCTGTTCTGCTATGACGTCACCGCCGGAGCCCTGCGCGCGTCATCGAACATATATTTAGCCGACTGTTGCCAGGCGAATTGAGGATGAAAAGTGAAATTACCTACGTTTCCCTAGTTCACCAAAGAACAACTTACGtaatctaaaataaatttaataacagtacatttattaataggctaaatatatttatttcagaagCAGAATGCATTGCCGACAATTAGGAAGCTCACTCTGAAATGGCGCCATGTTATGTAATTCCAGTTCTTcgattttcattattttaaactaGTGTAACATTGCATCTTTATATTAATTACACCACCTTGACCATCACGTATTTGCTTTGCACCTCTAACTAATTACACCACTAACAATGTTGCTTCAAGTGGGTAAAAGGCAGTCTTGCCGAACCTGCATGTGTATTTTTCCTTTACCAGTAAATTgcctttgttttatgtttttaatgttgaCCAAGTGTTGTCAATAATTG
This genomic window contains:
- the trim13 gene encoding tripartite motif-containing 13, giving the protein MPTQLQHKDTMELLEEDLTCPICCCLFEDPRVLPCSHSFCKKCLEGILDGNRSPVWRPPFKCPTCRKETVHNGIASLQVNYSLRGIVEKYNRIRVMPRMSLCRVHSGQPLNIFCATDLKLICGFCATTGDHKGHKFCALEEAYEREKLAFEELFRVVEGWKDAEVHSCLKSLEGAKKKALERVSRDADRVSEYFDKLLRTLEHKRSEILSDLETLKLAVMQTFDPEINRLRSALEEQRRALNIAESFRSLSDPLTFLQQMQDFREKLRVIQETPLPSRTDMDVSLSSLQSFDVKEWDRVRLGQLDKLCSPYESSAYLSSLPPTAAPRFTRVMWRVVLVVCACLPALNFLPSDCLALSFQDKVVALGGFSLPSPGEIVRWLGFCWKEAAAICTLLTELCRNFILDLINTTSDFIS